One genomic segment of Arachis duranensis cultivar V14167 chromosome 4, aradu.V14167.gnm2.J7QH, whole genome shotgun sequence includes these proteins:
- the LOC107485653 gene encoding uncharacterized protein LOC107485653 codes for MGKSWKDTRLRLYDDCYEPTLSIEENIENRPPGIDRDHWRWYLDYRAKLETKKKCKKNAINRSKQLYTHTGGSKSLARQREEESEQEGRIIGRGELWIKVHKRRDGSYINDEAREIGEKLLEIEQLDESSRVLSQNDSLAQVFGREKPGRVRGVGFGPTPSQLFGTNFQPSVNRVQEEETQRKLNELQTELEAEKLKRKAMEDEAAADKKRIKVMQSALLYLFQRQGEELSPEIAAGMCSTE; via the exons atGGGGAAGTCCTGGAAAGATACAAGGCTGAGGTTGTATGATGATTGCTACGAGCCAACACTGTCGATTGAAGAAAATATCGAGAATCGTCCGCCTGGAATTGATCGAGATCACTGGAGATGGTACCTTGATTATCGCGCCAAACTTGAGACTAAG AAGAAGTGCAAGAAAAATGCGATAAATCGGTCAAAACAGCTGTATACCCACACTGGCGGTTCGAAAAGCCTGGCTCGGCAGAGGGAAGAAGAG TCAGAACAAGAAGGAAGGATAATCGGTAGAGGAGAGCTGTGGATCAAGGTTCACAAAAGAAGGGATGGCTCTTATATTAATGATGAGGCAAGAGAAATTGGT GAAAAACTTCTGGAGATTGAGCAACTGGATGAGTCTTCTAGAGTCTTGTCCCAAAATGACTCCCTTGCTCAGGTTTTCGGAAGAGAGAAACCGGGTAGAGTGCGTGGAGTGGGTTTCGGACCGACTCCTAGTCAACTCTTTGGCACAAATTTCCAACCGTCAGTAAACAGAGTCCAAGAAGAGGAGACGCAAAGGAAGCTGAATGAACTACAGACAGAACTGGAAGCCGAGAAGTTGAAAAGAAAGGCGATGGAAGATGAAGCAGCAGCAGACAAGAAAAGGATAAAGGTAATGCAGAGTGCTTTGCTTTATCTTTTTCAACGGCAGGGTGAGGAACTCTCACCAGAGATTGCTGCAGGGATGTGTTCAACGGAATGA